In a single window of the Ancylobacter polymorphus genome:
- a CDS encoding MSMEG_0570 family nitrogen starvation response protein, which translates to MPEMRFTIRWPDGSMESCYSPSLVVKDYLTPGQSYTLADFLARSREALTIASARVEARYGFPCSRAIGQLARLERAGQAYATHPDARVAVETFAE; encoded by the coding sequence ATGCCTGAAATGCGCTTCACCATCCGCTGGCCGGACGGTTCGATGGAGAGCTGCTACTCGCCCTCGCTGGTCGTGAAGGACTATCTAACTCCCGGACAAAGCTACACTTTGGCGGATTTTCTCGCGCGCAGCCGCGAAGCTCTCACGATCGCCAGCGCCCGTGTCGAGGCCCGCTACGGCTTTCCCTGTTCGCGCGCCATTGGCCAGCTCGCCCGGCTGGAGCGGGCGGGCCAAGCCTATGCCACCCATCCCGATGCCCGCGTCGCCGTCGAGACGTTCGCGGAATGA
- a CDS encoding sll0787 family AIR synthase-like protein, producing the protein MSLTLARPAARRLDFSGVAFSEVVSRLHASAGLASKADIARAAARLGFDGREAIRVGDDCAAIPDGEGYLLFAIEGFMNGFVAADPWFAGWCGVMVNLSDIAAMGGRPLAVVDAVWAKGEDGAAPVLEGLRAASARFGVPIVGGHTNLASEQGQLSVAVLGRANKLLTSFDARPGEVLVAAIDLRGRYREPFSNWDAATDAPAERLRGDLDLLPRLAEAGLARAAKDISQAGLVGTAAMLAEGSGVGIEIDLDAVPAPEGVDPVRWLMTFPSFGYIITIGHTVLPIVLTSLAERGIAAAAVGTVTAERKVTIRQGLECDTVWDFARAPLIGCGPAEDAA; encoded by the coding sequence ATGTCACTCACTCTCGCCCGCCCCGCCGCGCGCCGGCTCGACTTCTCCGGAGTGGCCTTCTCCGAGGTGGTGAGCCGGCTACACGCCTCGGCGGGCCTTGCCTCCAAGGCCGATATCGCCCGCGCCGCCGCGCGCCTCGGCTTTGACGGGCGCGAGGCCATCCGCGTCGGCGACGATTGCGCGGCGATCCCCGATGGCGAGGGCTATCTGCTCTTCGCCATCGAAGGCTTCATGAACGGGTTCGTCGCCGCCGATCCCTGGTTCGCCGGGTGGTGCGGGGTGATGGTCAATCTCTCCGACATCGCCGCCATGGGCGGGCGCCCGCTGGCGGTGGTGGACGCGGTGTGGGCCAAGGGCGAGGACGGCGCCGCCCCGGTGCTGGAGGGGCTGCGTGCCGCCTCAGCCCGCTTCGGCGTGCCCATCGTCGGCGGCCATACCAATCTGGCGAGCGAGCAGGGCCAGCTCTCCGTCGCCGTGCTCGGCCGGGCGAACAAGCTCCTCACCTCCTTCGACGCCCGCCCCGGCGAGGTTCTGGTGGCGGCCATCGACCTGCGCGGCCGCTACCGCGAACCCTTTTCCAATTGGGACGCCGCCACCGACGCCCCGGCGGAACGGCTGCGCGGCGATCTCGACCTGCTCCCTCGCCTCGCCGAGGCGGGGCTGGCCCGCGCCGCCAAGGACATCAGCCAGGCGGGGCTAGTCGGCACCGCCGCCATGCTGGCGGAGGGGTCCGGGGTCGGCATCGAGATCGATCTCGACGCGGTGCCGGCGCCCGAAGGGGTCGATCCCGTGCGCTGGCTGATGACCTTTCCGAGCTTCGGCTACATCATCACAATCGGACACACTGTCCTTCCCATCGTACTCACCAGCCTCGCCGAACGCGGCATTGCGGCCGCAGCGGTCGGCACCGTCACGGCGGAACGGAAAGTCACAATTCGCCAAGGGCTTGAGTGCGACACCGTGTGGGATTTCGCCCGCGCGCCGCTCATCGGCTGCGGGCCGGCGGAGGACGCGGCATGA
- a CDS encoding MSMEG_0569 family flavin-dependent oxidoreductase, with protein sequence MNENRIAHYPVVIVGGGQAGLSTSYHLTAAGIEHLVLEKRTAMHAWESQRWDNFCLVTPNWQCDLPGHPYAGPDPDGFMKKDEILAYLKGFRAKVDPPIREGVTVRRVSRRAEGGFLVATSAGDVSADAVVVASGGYHEPIVPRMAERLPPSLVQLHSAEYRNAGQLPDGAVLVVGSGQSGAQIAEDLHLAGRKVFLAVGNAPRCARFYRGRDVVSWLADMGYYDMPVEQHPLREGVRDNTNHYVTGRDGGRDIDLRRFATEGMELFGVLREFDGTNLLFDTNLAEALDDADRTYNGINAAIDKHIAEKGLTAPPPSVYTPVWQPERERPALDLAASGIAAIIWCIGFRPDFRWLDAPVFNGAGHPQHRRGVTAQEGIYFIGLPWLHTWGSGRFGSVGRDAAHIVAHIAERRANAEAALADRDTAA encoded by the coding sequence ATGAACGAGAATCGTATCGCGCATTATCCCGTGGTCATTGTCGGGGGCGGGCAGGCAGGTCTGTCGACCAGCTACCACCTCACCGCGGCCGGTATTGAGCATCTGGTGCTGGAGAAGCGCACGGCCATGCACGCCTGGGAAAGCCAGCGCTGGGATAATTTCTGTCTCGTCACCCCGAACTGGCAATGTGACCTGCCGGGCCATCCCTATGCCGGACCAGACCCGGACGGCTTCATGAAGAAGGACGAAATACTCGCCTATCTCAAGGGGTTCCGCGCCAAGGTCGATCCGCCGATCCGCGAGGGGGTGACGGTGCGCCGGGTCAGCCGGCGGGCGGAAGGGGGTTTTCTCGTCGCCACCTCCGCCGGCGATGTCAGCGCTGACGCGGTCGTCGTGGCCTCCGGCGGCTATCACGAGCCGATCGTGCCGCGCATGGCCGAGCGCCTGCCGCCATCGCTCGTGCAACTCCATTCCGCCGAATACCGCAATGCCGGCCAGCTGCCGGATGGCGCGGTGCTGGTCGTCGGCTCCGGCCAGTCCGGCGCCCAGATCGCCGAGGACTTGCACCTTGCCGGCCGCAAGGTCTTCCTGGCGGTGGGCAATGCCCCGCGCTGCGCCCGCTTCTATCGCGGTCGCGATGTCGTCAGCTGGTTGGCCGACATGGGCTATTACGACATGCCGGTGGAGCAGCACCCCCTGCGCGAAGGGGTGCGCGACAACACCAATCATTACGTCACCGGCCGCGACGGCGGGCGCGACATCGACCTGCGCCGCTTCGCGACGGAAGGGATGGAACTATTCGGCGTGCTGCGGGAATTCGATGGCACGAACCTCCTGTTCGACACGAATCTTGCCGAGGCGCTGGACGATGCCGATCGCACCTATAACGGCATCAACGCCGCCATCGACAAGCACATCGCGGAAAAAGGCCTCACCGCGCCGCCGCCCTCGGTTTACACGCCGGTGTGGCAGCCGGAGCGGGAACGGCCCGCGCTCGATCTCGCCGCCTCCGGCATCGCCGCCATCATCTGGTGCATCGGTTTCCGGCCCGATTTCCGCTGGCTCGACGCGCCGGTGTTCAATGGCGCCGGCCATCCCCAGCACCGGCGGGGGGTAACCGCGCAGGAGGGCATCTATTTCATCGGCCTGCCCTGGCTCCACACATGGGGCTCCGGCCGCTTCGGCAGCGTTGGGCGCGACGCCGCCCACATCGTCGCCCACATCGCCGAGCGCCGCGCCAACGCTGAAGCTGCCCTCGCCGACCGGGACACCGCCGCATGA
- a CDS encoding MSMEG_0567/Sll0786 family nitrogen starvation N-acetyltransferase encodes MMYGTFRPFRAADFQVKFATQTWERRGAARLRHEVFCQEQGLFAGDDRDPIDELAIPLVAVSMLGLLADDVVGTVRIHEAAPGEWWGSRLAVAEDYRKVGALGAALIRLAVCSAHARGCTSFFAHVQSQNALLFRRLRWDIVEEKQLHGRPHVLMRADLAHYPPIHDAETGFHAQPRRAA; translated from the coding sequence ATGATGTACGGCACCTTCCGCCCCTTCCGCGCCGCCGATTTCCAGGTGAAGTTCGCCACCCAGACCTGGGAGAGGCGGGGCGCCGCCCGCCTGCGCCACGAGGTGTTCTGCCAGGAGCAGGGTCTGTTCGCCGGCGATGACCGCGACCCGATCGACGAGCTGGCCATTCCGCTGGTCGCTGTCTCTATGCTGGGTTTGTTAGCCGACGATGTGGTTGGCACGGTGCGCATTCATGAAGCCGCGCCGGGGGAATGGTGGGGCTCGCGCCTCGCCGTGGCGGAGGACTACCGCAAGGTCGGCGCGCTGGGCGCGGCGCTGATCCGTCTCGCCGTCTGTTCCGCCCATGCGCGCGGCTGCACCAGCTTCTTCGCCCATGTGCAGAGCCAGAACGCGCTGCTGTTCCGTCGGCTGCGCTGGGACATCGTGGAGGAGAAGCAGCTGCACGGCCGGCCGCATGTGCTGATGCGCGCCGATCTCGCGCATTACCCGCCGATCCATGACGCGGAAACCGGCTTCCATGCCCAGCCGCGCCGGGCGGCGTGA
- a CDS encoding MSMEG_0565 family glycosyltransferase: MKRPLRIAILAHSTNPRGGVVHALELGEALVRLGFEAVVHAPDPRGAGFFRPSLCETVSVPAAPAPSDVAAMVRQRADEYVHYFNALEHRRFDVFHAQDGISANALATLKERGLISSFARTVHHVDAFRDPDLKALQNRSIRAADRHFVVSHLWQDLLRESFGIDAVLVGNGIDIKRFTPKPDGREAALAARLGLGPGPVVLSVGGVEARKNSCRILEAFRQLRALHPRAQLVIAGGASVLDHHDYLNEFRGLLAKSGLPTEAVIRTGPLPQEDMPALYRLADVLAFASVKEGFGLVALEAMACGVPTVVSAIAPFTEHILESETVWCDPLHPASIADALMLALQPQTLERLAKKGPMAAARHDWAATARAHLSTYERLAEPVHA, from the coding sequence ATGAAGCGACCCCTGCGCATCGCCATTCTCGCCCATTCCACCAACCCGCGCGGCGGCGTCGTCCACGCGCTGGAGCTCGGCGAAGCGTTGGTACGACTGGGTTTCGAGGCCGTCGTGCACGCGCCGGACCCGCGCGGCGCGGGCTTTTTCCGCCCCAGCCTGTGCGAGACCGTGAGCGTCCCCGCCGCGCCGGCGCCAAGCGACGTGGCGGCGATGGTGCGTCAGCGCGCGGACGAATATGTCCATTATTTCAATGCTTTGGAGCATCGCCGCTTCGATGTGTTCCACGCCCAGGACGGCATATCCGCTAACGCGCTGGCGACGCTGAAGGAGCGGGGCCTCATCTCCAGCTTCGCCCGCACCGTGCATCATGTCGACGCCTTCCGCGATCCCGACCTTAAGGCCTTGCAAAATCGATCGATTCGCGCCGCCGACCGGCATTTCGTCGTCAGCCATCTCTGGCAGGACCTGTTGCGCGAGAGCTTCGGGATCGATGCCGTTCTGGTCGGAAACGGCATTGATATCAAGCGCTTCACGCCCAAGCCCGACGGGCGCGAGGCGGCGCTGGCGGCCCGTCTTGGCCTCGGGCCCGGGCCCGTCGTGCTCAGCGTCGGCGGTGTCGAAGCCCGCAAGAACAGCTGCCGGATTCTGGAAGCCTTCCGGCAGCTCCGCGCCCTGCATCCGCGCGCGCAACTCGTCATCGCCGGCGGCGCCAGCGTGCTCGACCATCATGATTATCTCAATGAATTCAGGGGCTTGCTTGCCAAATCCGGCCTGCCGACGGAGGCGGTCATCCGCACCGGGCCGCTGCCGCAGGAGGACATGCCGGCGCTCTATCGCCTCGCCGACGTGCTCGCCTTCGCTTCGGTGAAGGAGGGGTTCGGCCTGGTGGCGCTGGAGGCCATGGCTTGCGGCGTGCCAACCGTGGTGTCGGCCATTGCGCCTTTCACCGAGCATATCCTGGAGTCGGAAACGGTCTGGTGCGACCCGCTGCATCCCGCTTCCATCGCCGACGCGCTTATGCTCGCCTTGCAGCCGCAAACCCTTGAGCGTCTTGCGAAAAAGGGGCCGATGGCTGCCGCCCGCCACGACTGGGCCGCCACGGCGCGGGCGCATCTTTCCACCTATGAGCGCCTCGCGGAGCCGGTCCATGCCTGA